The following are encoded in a window of Mycobacterium sp. ELW1 genomic DNA:
- a CDS encoding enoyl-CoA hydratase/isomerase family protein, whose translation MTETLELETPTPGVLLIRLNRPKQLNAINEVMRDELALTLASAARDQSVHAVVITGAGRGFCSGIDIRDFGPGMLDANAPAIDRLRFQEAMAGLVRAVADLPQPVIAAVNGACVGAGLALSLAADIRISSTAATFGNAAILLGLSGAEMGMSYHLPRIVGAGVAADWMLTGRTVPAEEADRRGLVSHLVEPEELVERSVDIARRVAELAPFGVQLTKRALQVNIAAAGLGPALELENRNQVLSHATDDAADRRSTWS comes from the coding sequence ATGACCGAGACCCTCGAGCTCGAGACGCCGACGCCCGGCGTCCTGCTGATCCGGCTCAATCGCCCGAAGCAACTCAACGCGATCAACGAGGTGATGCGCGACGAGCTTGCGCTCACCCTGGCCTCGGCGGCGCGGGACCAGTCGGTGCACGCGGTGGTGATCACCGGCGCCGGGCGAGGCTTCTGTTCAGGGATCGACATCCGTGACTTCGGCCCGGGCATGCTCGACGCCAACGCCCCCGCCATCGACCGGCTGCGTTTCCAGGAGGCGATGGCGGGTCTGGTGCGCGCGGTCGCCGACCTGCCGCAACCGGTGATCGCGGCGGTCAACGGAGCGTGCGTGGGCGCCGGATTGGCGCTGAGCTTGGCCGCCGATATCCGGATCTCTTCCACCGCAGCCACATTCGGCAACGCAGCGATCTTGCTCGGACTGTCGGGCGCGGAGATGGGGATGAGCTATCACCTGCCCCGGATCGTCGGGGCAGGGGTGGCCGCGGACTGGATGCTCACCGGCCGCACCGTGCCTGCTGAGGAAGCGGACCGTCGCGGGCTGGTCAGCCACCTGGTGGAGCCCGAGGAGCTGGTCGAGCGATCCGTGGACATCGCCCGTCGGGTCGCCGAACTGGCGCCGTTCGGAGTTCAGCTGACAAAGCGTGCGCTGCAGGTCAACATCGCCGCCGCGGGGCTGGGCCCGGCGCTGGAACTGGAGAACCGCAATCAGGTTCTCAGCCACGCGACCGATGACGCGGCCGACCGCCGATCCACCTGGTCGTAA
- a CDS encoding MCE family protein, translating to MIGGKSLRRAVIAGACAAVTTSACAFQGVNSLPLPGAVGRGSDADVYHAEVANIATLEPNSPVMMNDVVVGSVRKLTVKNWHADVEFSVKPDVVVPANAVVSVGQTSLLGSMHLSLNTPIGQAPSGKLNPGATISLNASSTYPTTEQTLASLAAVVNGGGLGQIGDVIHNFSTAVSGNEAAFRDLITRLDTFVGTLDSQRDNIVSVIQSLNRMTSTFAGQRDDLAAALQKIPPAIDVLIKERPTLTTALEKLGTFSDTANTLVNESQADLVANLKNLEPAFKAFADVGPNLDALLEYAVHFPFTQQFMDRAIRGDYYNLFATIDLTVPRLKRTLMLGTRWGDADAQLIPAPGDPYYLNYTYDPLKTGVAPPPPDVFADNPPVPPPPAAIAAAGPILPLVPPPPTSVPGSEIYTREQLAATGVTPIFAGPYGAQPNTPASVAPPAPPTGGGG from the coding sequence ATGATCGGTGGAAAGTCCTTGCGACGGGCGGTGATCGCCGGGGCGTGCGCCGCGGTGACCACCAGTGCGTGCGCATTCCAGGGTGTCAACTCGCTGCCGCTGCCCGGTGCCGTGGGCCGCGGATCCGATGCGGACGTCTACCATGCCGAGGTTGCGAATATTGCGACTCTGGAACCGAACTCGCCGGTCATGATGAATGACGTCGTCGTCGGCAGCGTGCGGAAGTTGACGGTCAAGAACTGGCATGCCGACGTTGAATTCTCGGTGAAGCCCGATGTCGTCGTGCCGGCCAACGCCGTCGTCAGTGTCGGCCAGACCAGCCTGCTCGGTTCCATGCACCTGTCGTTGAACACCCCGATCGGCCAAGCGCCGAGCGGCAAGCTCAACCCGGGCGCGACGATTTCGCTGAACGCGTCCTCGACCTATCCGACCACCGAGCAGACCCTGGCCTCGCTGGCGGCGGTCGTCAACGGCGGCGGGCTGGGCCAGATCGGTGATGTCATCCACAACTTCAGCACCGCGGTCAGCGGCAACGAGGCTGCGTTCCGCGACCTCATCACCCGGTTGGACACCTTCGTCGGAACGCTGGACAGTCAGCGCGACAACATCGTCTCGGTCATCCAGTCGTTGAACCGGATGACGTCGACGTTCGCCGGGCAGCGCGACGACCTCGCTGCGGCTCTGCAGAAGATCCCGCCGGCGATCGACGTCCTGATCAAGGAAAGGCCCACCCTCACAACGGCGTTGGAGAAACTCGGCACCTTCAGCGATACCGCCAATACGCTGGTCAACGAGTCACAGGCCGACCTGGTGGCGAACCTGAAGAACCTGGAACCGGCGTTCAAGGCCTTCGCTGACGTCGGCCCCAATCTCGACGCACTACTGGAATACGCGGTCCACTTCCCGTTCACCCAACAATTCATGGATCGCGCGATTCGTGGTGACTACTACAACCTGTTCGCGACCATCGACCTGACGGTCCCACGGTTGAAGCGCACGCTGATGCTCGGTACCAGATGGGGAGACGCGGACGCACAGCTGATTCCCGCTCCCGGCGATCCGTACTACCTCAACTACACCTACGACCCGCTCAAGACCGGTGTCGCCCCGCCGCCGCCGGATGTCTTCGCCGACAACCCGCCGGTCCCGCCCCCGCCGGCGGCCATCGCGGCCGCAGGTCCGATCCTTCCGCTGGTGCCTCCGCCTCCGACCTCGGTGCCCGGCTCCGAGATCTACACCCGGGAGCAGCTGGCCGCAACGGGAGTCACCCCGATCTTCGCCGGACCCTATGGGGCCCAACCCAATACGCCGGCCAGCGTCGCGCCGCCGGCTCCGCCGACAGGAGGGGGCGGCTAA
- a CDS encoding MCE family protein: MLTRFVRTQLIIFTIASIVGVAIMLFAYIQIPTLLGVGRLTVTLDLTATGGLYKFSNVTYRGLQVGKVTSIELTDTGALATLSLDTSPKIPADLKAEVRSMSAVGEQYVELLPRTDKAPYLQDGSVISVANTSIPQSVGPMLDQVSKLVGSIPKDKLSQLLGETYQAFNGTGYDFGSLVDSGATITRDANGISDNTRALIDDARPFVGAQEMTTDSIRTWAQSLAGITEQVADNDPQFRSILRDGPGFAQETSKLLEQIKPTLPVLLANLTTFGQIFLTYNKSVEQLMVLVPPFVAQIQTYLQSNNPAGMPNGDFSLGLGDPAACTVGFLPPSSWRNPADTSVIDTPDGLYCKLPQDSPVAVRGARNYPCMEHPGKRAPTVELCNDPNGFQPLAQRQHVTGPYPIDPNLVAQGIPIDSRVLPDSNIYGPLQGTPLPAGVTAPPPGAAPIDPPPPNFAGTGPGPLLPGQPIYQTPPVSPPGPEGNIGPDPIIQPGPGNMLPSDMQPPPHPEPGVPHIAPSAFTPNGQKAPGLQVAKYDPRTGQYMGSDGTLYRQTNLAKPATTWQDMLQS, translated from the coding sequence ATGCTGACGCGTTTCGTCCGGACTCAGCTGATCATCTTCACGATCGCCTCGATCGTCGGTGTGGCGATCATGCTGTTCGCCTACATCCAGATACCCACTCTCCTTGGGGTGGGCCGCCTCACCGTCACGCTGGATCTGACCGCTACCGGCGGTCTCTACAAGTTCAGCAACGTTACCTATCGTGGCCTGCAGGTCGGCAAGGTCACCTCGATCGAACTGACCGACACCGGAGCTCTGGCGACGTTGTCTCTGGACACCTCGCCGAAGATCCCGGCGGATCTCAAGGCCGAGGTGCGCAGCATGTCGGCGGTGGGCGAGCAATATGTGGAGCTGTTGCCGCGCACCGACAAAGCGCCTTACTTACAGGACGGGTCGGTCATCTCGGTCGCCAACACATCGATCCCACAGTCGGTGGGCCCGATGCTCGACCAGGTGAGCAAGCTGGTCGGCAGCATTCCGAAAGACAAACTGAGCCAACTGCTGGGCGAGACCTACCAGGCGTTCAACGGGACAGGGTACGACTTCGGGTCGCTGGTGGACTCCGGTGCGACGATCACCAGAGACGCCAACGGAATCTCGGATAACACCCGCGCGCTGATCGATGACGCACGCCCGTTCGTGGGGGCGCAGGAGATGACTACCGACTCGATTCGGACCTGGGCGCAGAGCCTGGCCGGTATCACTGAGCAGGTCGCCGACAACGACCCCCAGTTCCGGTCGATTCTGCGCGACGGTCCGGGATTCGCCCAGGAGACCTCGAAGCTGCTCGAGCAGATAAAGCCGACGTTGCCTGTCCTATTGGCGAATCTGACCACGTTTGGTCAGATCTTCCTGACGTACAACAAGTCGGTTGAGCAGCTGATGGTGCTCGTGCCGCCGTTCGTCGCCCAGATTCAGACCTACCTTCAATCCAACAACCCTGCAGGCATGCCGAATGGTGACTTCTCCCTGGGCCTCGGCGATCCCGCGGCCTGTACGGTCGGGTTCCTCCCGCCGTCGTCATGGCGCAACCCGGCCGACACCTCCGTGATCGACACACCGGACGGGCTCTATTGCAAGCTGCCGCAGGACTCGCCGGTGGCCGTGCGCGGCGCCCGTAACTACCCGTGCATGGAACATCCGGGTAAGCGGGCACCCACCGTCGAACTGTGCAACGACCCCAACGGATTCCAACCGCTGGCGCAGCGTCAGCACGTCACCGGTCCGTACCCGATCGACCCGAACCTGGTCGCGCAGGGCATCCCGATCGACAGCCGAGTTCTGCCGGACTCCAACATCTATGGACCCCTGCAGGGCACTCCTCTGCCGGCTGGTGTGACCGCCCCGCCACCGGGCGCGGCGCCGATCGACCCACCGCCGCCGAATTTCGCGGGCACTGGACCCGGTCCGCTGCTGCCGGGTCAGCCGATCTACCAGACGCCGCCGGTGTCACCGCCTGGGCCGGAAGGAAACATCGGGCCGGATCCGATCATCCAACCGGGACCCGGAAACATGCTGCCTTCTGATATGCAACCGCCGCCGCACCCGGAACCGGGTGTGCCCCACATTGCTCCAAGTGCCTTTACTCCCAATGGCCAGAAGGCGCCCGGACTGCAGGTCGCCAAGTACGACCCACGTACGGGTCAGTACATGGGCAGCGACGGAACGCTCTATCGCCAGACCAATTTGGCCAAACCGGCGACGACGTGGCAGGACATGCTGCAGAGCTGA
- a CDS encoding cytochrome P450, translating to MTDFATVDFLTDQSLVPDPYPYYDYLREQNPVLRLEPHGFVAVTGYEEALEVYKNPEVFSNIVALGGPFPPLPFTPDGDDLNAQIDAHRSYFPMYEHMVTMDPPDHTRARSLLSRLLTPKRLKENEDFMWRLADRQLDEFLSLGHSEFLAEYAKPFSLLVIADLLGVPEEDHKEFRTVLGADRPGARVGSLDHEKMGLNPLEFLDEKFSAYLEDRRRSPREDVLTDLASAKYPDGSTPEIIDVVRTATFLFAAGQETTAKLLSAAIKALVERPDLQQALREDRSLIPTFVEESLRLESPVKSDSRLARRSTTLGGMSIKAGTVVMVLPGAANRDPRRFTEPHEFQVRRPNVREHIAFGRGAHSCPGAPLARVEGRVSLERMLDRMGEITIDEEFHGTAGDRRYNYEPTYILRGLADIHVRFTGRG from the coding sequence ATGACCGATTTCGCCACCGTTGACTTCCTCACCGATCAGTCGCTGGTTCCCGACCCGTATCCGTACTACGACTACCTGCGCGAGCAGAACCCGGTGCTGCGACTCGAGCCGCACGGCTTCGTCGCCGTCACCGGCTACGAGGAGGCTCTCGAGGTCTACAAGAATCCCGAGGTTTTCTCGAACATCGTCGCCCTCGGTGGACCCTTCCCGCCGCTGCCGTTCACCCCGGACGGTGACGACCTGAACGCGCAGATCGATGCGCACCGGTCGTACTTCCCCATGTACGAGCACATGGTGACGATGGACCCGCCCGACCACACCAGGGCACGCTCGTTGCTCAGCAGGCTGCTGACCCCCAAGCGCCTCAAGGAGAACGAGGACTTCATGTGGCGGCTGGCTGATCGCCAGCTCGACGAGTTCCTCTCCCTCGGCCACAGCGAGTTCCTGGCCGAGTACGCAAAACCGTTCTCGCTGTTGGTGATTGCCGACCTGCTCGGCGTACCTGAAGAGGACCACAAGGAATTCCGCACGGTGCTCGGCGCCGATCGGCCGGGCGCCCGGGTGGGGTCGCTCGACCACGAGAAGATGGGGCTCAACCCGCTGGAGTTCCTCGACGAGAAGTTCAGCGCCTACCTCGAGGACCGTCGCCGCAGTCCCCGCGAGGACGTTCTGACCGATCTGGCGAGCGCGAAGTACCCGGACGGGTCGACCCCGGAGATCATCGACGTGGTCCGCACCGCGACGTTCCTGTTCGCCGCCGGCCAGGAGACCACCGCCAAGCTGCTGTCCGCGGCGATCAAGGCTCTGGTGGAGCGGCCCGACCTTCAGCAGGCCCTGCGCGAGGACCGCAGTTTGATCCCTACCTTCGTCGAGGAATCACTGCGCCTGGAAAGCCCGGTCAAGAGCGATTCCCGCCTGGCTCGCCGGAGCACCACGCTCGGCGGCATGAGCATCAAAGCCGGCACCGTCGTGATGGTGTTGCCGGGCGCGGCCAACCGGGATCCGCGGCGATTCACCGAGCCCCATGAATTCCAGGTCCGCCGGCCCAACGTCCGCGAGCACATTGCATTCGGCCGCGGCGCCCATTCCTGCCCCGGCGCACCGCTGGCGCGGGTGGAGGGGCGCGTCTCCCTGGAACGCATGCTGGACCGGATGGGCGAGATCACCATCGACGAGGAGTTCCACGGCACCGCCGGGGATCGTCGTTACAACTACGAGCCGACGTACATCCTGCGCGGGTTGGCCGACATCCACGTCCGGTTCACCGGCAGGGGCTGA
- a CDS encoding TetR/AcrR family transcriptional regulator, translating into MASARRIGAPDAKNRAVLLDAAEQLLIEEGYAAVTSRRVAEKAGLKPQLVHYYFRTMDDLFLEIFRRYADQGMEAHRVALASPQPLWALWRFGINPDASRLTMEMAALANHRKALRTEMSRYAELFREQQREVFVTALERHGVLPSEVPPVVWSILLTGLSTVVMLGEALGVTAGHAETMELVERYLTLMEGPPQSVDDSAHQWRSEQSAPLGPEFSATTTPSTASTQ; encoded by the coding sequence ATGGCATCGGCGCGGCGGATCGGTGCACCCGACGCGAAGAATCGCGCGGTGCTGTTGGACGCCGCTGAACAGCTGCTGATCGAAGAGGGTTACGCGGCGGTGACCTCACGCCGGGTTGCCGAGAAAGCCGGCCTCAAGCCGCAATTGGTGCACTACTACTTCCGCACGATGGACGACCTGTTCCTGGAGATTTTCCGCCGCTACGCCGATCAGGGAATGGAAGCCCACCGGGTGGCGCTCGCCTCGCCGCAACCGTTGTGGGCGCTGTGGCGATTCGGGATCAACCCCGACGCCAGCCGCCTGACGATGGAGATGGCGGCGCTGGCCAATCATCGCAAGGCGCTGCGCACCGAAATGTCGCGATACGCCGAGCTGTTCCGCGAGCAGCAGCGGGAAGTGTTCGTGACCGCACTGGAACGGCACGGGGTGCTGCCCAGCGAAGTGCCGCCGGTGGTCTGGTCGATCCTGCTGACCGGCTTGTCGACGGTGGTGATGCTGGGTGAGGCGCTCGGCGTGACCGCCGGCCACGCGGAGACGATGGAACTCGTCGAGCGTTACCTCACGCTGATGGAAGGGCCGCCGCAGTCGGTGGACGACTCAGCTCACCAGTGGCGCAGCGAGCAGAGCGCGCCCTTGGGCCCGGAGTTCTCCGCGACGACGACGCCGTCGACCGCGAGCACGCAGTGA
- a CDS encoding acetyl-CoA C-acetyltransferase: MRDALILDAVRTPRGRGRPDGALHGIHPQDLLAQCLTATVDRLGFDPAAVDDVIAGNGILAGEHGDDIARLSLLLAGWPQTVPGMTLNRFCGSGQQAVTVAAAGIAGGQQDLVVAGGVESMSRWNVSVGAPTIDGANPAFRRLYPTVPQGISADLIASVEGFGRADVDAFAVASQDRAAAAIAGGYFDRSIIAVLGGDGEIAADRDEHPRPGTTVEKLAALPPAFERMGAANLDGETLSFDEICLSRYPDVARIDHVHHAGNSSGVVDGAAVVTLASAEWARAHGAVPRARVRATAAIGGEPIIMLTAPGPAAERALAKAGMTVGDIDLWEINEAFAAVPLKTIRDLRLDPERVNVNGGAIALGHPIGATGAMLIGTVLDELERRDLTTGVVTMCTGGGMGTATVIERV; the protein is encoded by the coding sequence ATCAGAGACGCACTCATTCTCGACGCGGTGCGCACTCCCCGCGGCCGGGGTCGTCCCGACGGCGCGCTGCACGGCATCCATCCGCAGGATCTGTTGGCGCAGTGCCTCACCGCGACGGTCGATCGGCTGGGCTTCGATCCCGCCGCTGTGGACGACGTGATCGCCGGCAACGGAATCTTGGCGGGGGAGCACGGTGATGACATCGCCAGACTGTCGCTGCTGTTGGCGGGCTGGCCGCAGACGGTCCCGGGGATGACGTTGAACCGGTTCTGTGGATCCGGACAACAAGCCGTCACGGTGGCGGCCGCCGGGATTGCCGGTGGCCAACAGGATTTGGTGGTGGCCGGCGGCGTGGAGTCGATGTCACGGTGGAACGTCAGCGTCGGAGCGCCGACGATCGACGGCGCAAATCCGGCATTTCGTCGACTGTATCCGACCGTGCCGCAGGGCATTTCGGCCGATTTGATCGCCTCGGTGGAAGGATTCGGCAGAGCGGACGTCGACGCGTTCGCGGTCGCCAGTCAGGACCGCGCCGCAGCGGCGATCGCGGGCGGATACTTCGACCGGTCGATCATCGCGGTGCTGGGCGGTGATGGCGAGATCGCCGCGGACCGCGACGAGCACCCTCGGCCGGGAACGACAGTGGAGAAGCTGGCCGCGCTGCCGCCCGCCTTTGAGCGCATGGGCGCAGCGAACCTGGACGGCGAGACCCTCAGCTTCGACGAGATCTGCTTGAGCCGGTACCCCGATGTGGCGCGCATCGACCACGTGCACCACGCCGGCAACTCGTCGGGCGTCGTCGACGGTGCCGCGGTGGTGACGCTGGCGTCCGCTGAATGGGCGCGGGCCCACGGTGCGGTGCCGCGCGCGCGGGTTCGCGCGACCGCGGCGATCGGCGGCGAGCCGATCATCATGCTCACCGCACCCGGTCCGGCGGCCGAGCGCGCTCTGGCCAAGGCCGGAATGACCGTCGGCGACATCGATCTCTGGGAGATCAACGAGGCGTTCGCCGCTGTGCCGCTCAAGACGATTCGCGATCTGCGCCTGGATCCGGAACGGGTCAACGTCAACGGCGGAGCGATCGCGCTCGGACATCCGATCGGGGCGACCGGGGCCATGTTGATCGGCACCGTGCTCGACGAGTTGGAACGTCGCGACCTCACCACCGGCGTGGTCACCATGTGTACCGGCGGCGGCATGGGCACGGCGACCGTCATCGAGCGAGTGTGA